In Corallococcus soli, the sequence CCGGGGCGTGCAGGGGTGCTTCTCCGTGCAGCCCACCACGGTGGACTTCGGCCTCAGCCGGCTGTCGTGCGGCGCGCGCACCCGCGAGTTCATGGCCTACAACGACTGTCCGGGCGACGTGAAGGTGACGGGCATGACGCTGGTGCAGCCCGGCCCGGAGTTCGCGGTGTCGGGGCCGCTGCCGGCCACGCTGCCGGCCGGGGCCCGGGTGAAGCTCACCGCGAAGTACACGCCGCGGGAGGAGGGGGACGACGCGGCGACGGTGCGCTTCACGCTGGCGGACGGCACCGTCTACAACGCGGGCCTGCTGGCGCGCGCGCTGTCGAAGACGGACCAGACCGACCGCTTCTTCCAGGAGGCGGAGGCGAAGGTGGACGTGCTCTTCGTCATCGACAACTCGGGCTCCATGATGGAGGAGCAGCAGAGCCTGGGGGCGAACTTCTCCGCCTTCCTCTCCGCCGCCACCGCCGCGCACGTGGACTACCGCATCGGCGTGACGACCACCGGCCTGGACCCTTCGCCGGGCGGCTGGTCCGAGTGCCCCGGCGGCGCGCTCGGCGGTGAGAACGGGCGCCTGTTCCCGGTGGACGGCTCCAGCCCGCGCATCATCACCCCGGAGACGCCCCACGCGGCCCAGGTCTTCGCCACCAACACGCAGGTGGGCGTGTGCCACTGGAACGAGCAGGGCCTGGACGCGGCGTGGCGCGCGCTGTCGGATCCGCTGCTCTACAACCTGGACGACCCGCGCACGCCGCAGTCGGCGGACGGCAACGGGGGCTTCCTGCGCCAGGACGCGAAGCTGGCCATCATCGCGCTGTCGGACGAGGAGGACTTCAGCTCGCAGCCGGTGGCCTTCTACGAGACGTACTTCCTGGCCCTCAAGGGCAACGACCCGGCGAAGGTGACCTTCAACGCGGTGGTGGGCCCGGAGGACCTCTCCACCTGCCCCACCTCCAGCAGCTCCGGCACCCGCTACATGGCGCTCGCCCAGAAGCTGGGGGGCGTGGTGGACAGCATCTGCACGCCCAACTGGGCCGCGTCGCTGGAGAAGCTGTCGGAGAGCGCCTTCGGCCCCAACCGCAACTTCCCCCTGACGCAGAAGCCCGCGGACGCCGGGGCCCTCACCGTCCGGGTGGACGGCGCGCCCGTGGCCGACGGGTGGACCTATGACGCGCGCACCAACGCGGTCATCTTCGACCGCCAGCGCGCCCCGATGCCCGGCGCCCTGGTGGAAGTCACCTATCCCCTGGGCTGCCCGTAGGCAGGGCGGCCATTCGTCCTTCATCGGGCAGACGCGGGGGCGGGTGACTCGACAGCGCGGGACGGGGGGCTTTGAGTTGGGGCATGCCGCAGGACTCCCTCCTCGTCGCCGCGCTGGGTGACATCCACGGACGCTTCCACCGGGTGGAGGCGTGGCTGGATGCGTTGGAGGCGGCGCGGGGACGCCGCGTGGACCTGGTGCTGGCGGTGGGCGACGTGGAGGCCTTCCGCCACGCGGACGACCACCGGCGCAAGGCCGCCAAGCGGGCCATGCCCGCGGAGTTCGCCGAGTACGCGGACGGCCTCAAGCGCGTGAAGCGGCCGCTGTACTTCATTGGCGGCAACAACGAGGACTTCGAGGCGCTGCACGACCTGCCGGACGGCGGCGAGCTGGCCCCGGATGTCCACTACCTGGGCCGCGCCGGCCTGCGCACGCTGGGCGGCCTGCGCGTGGCGTACCTGTCCGGCATCCACGCGCCGCGCTTCATCGACCAGCCGCTCAAGCGGCCCACGTCGCTGGATACCGCGAAGCAGGCCGGCTACTTCCGCACCGACGAGGTGGCGCGGGTGGCCGCGCTCCAGGACGTGGACCTGCTGCTCGTGCACGAGTGGCCCCGGGGCATCGTGCAGAAGGCCCGCGACGAACGGCTGGCCCCGGAGCGGCCGCTGCCCTCGCCGTGGATCGGCAACCCGGTGACGCGCCGGCTGGTGGACGGGCTGCACCCGCGCTGGGTGGCGTGTGGCCACTCGCACAAGCCCTTCGCCGTGTCGCTGGAGGCCCACGGGCGCCCGGCGTCGCGCGTGGTGTGCCTGGACCAGGCGGCGAAGCCCGACACCGCCGTCTTCTGGTGGGAGTTCGAGGGCCGCGAGGCCCGGCGCGCGGGCTGGGGCGTCAGCGGCGCCGTCGCGTGGCAGGTGGGCCAGCGCTGGGGCCTGCACACGCTGCCGCCGCTGACGGAGTCCGGGACCCCTGGCCCAGCGGGTTCGGCGGGCTCGGATGACGGGCCGGGCAACGCGCCGCCCAACGACGGCGCTACAGCTTGACGACGTCCACGCCCCGGCGCGGCAGCTCCACGCGGAACTCCGTGTAGGGGCCGGCGCCGGAGAGCACCTCCACGCCGCCCTGATGGGCCTGGATGATCTGCTGGACGATGTAGAGGCCCAGGCCCAGGCCCTCGCCCCGGCCCCGGTCCTGCTGGCCGCCATGGAACGGGTCGAAGAGGTAGGGCAGCAGGTGGGGCGGGATGACGCCCACGTTGGTGACGGTGAAGCGCAGGGCGTCCCCCTGGGTGCCGTCCACGCGGATGCGCACCGGCTCCACGGTGTCGCCGTGCTGGAGCGCGTTGCCAATCAGGTTGGAGGCCACCTGCGCCAGCCGGTCCGCGTCCCAGTCCCCCACGAGGTCGCCGTCCTGCTGCACCTCGATGGTGTGCTGGGGCCACGCCGTCTGGTGCTCCTGCACCATGCGCTGCACCAGCAGGCCGAAGTCCGTCTCACCCCGGCGCAGCGGGATGCCGCCCGCGAGCCGCGCGCGCGCCAGGTCCAGCACGTCTTCAATCATGCGGCCCATGCGCTTTCCGGCGGTGAGCATGCGGCCCGCCGTCTTGCGCACGGCGTCGTCCTCCGTGCGGCGCAGGAGCAGGTCCGCCGCGGTGAGCATGGCGGAGAGGGGGTTGCGCAGGTCGTGGCCCAGCACGGCGGTGAACATCTCGTTGAGGCGCAGGGTCTCCGCCAGCATGTCCAGCTGTTCGGCCAGCTGCTGCTTCTGCTGGTGCATGTGGAAGAAGACGTCCGCCTTGGTGCGCAGCACGTACGCGTCCAGCGGCTTGTAGAGGAAGTCCACCGCGCCCGCGTCGTAGCCCTTGAACATGCGGCGGGGGTCGCCCACGCCCGCGGTGACGAAGATGATGGGCACGTCGCGCGTGCGCTCCGAGCCCCGCATCAGCTCCGCCAGCTCGAAGCCGTCCATGTCCGGCATCTGCACGTCCACGAGCGCGAGCGCGAACTCGTGCTGGAGCAGCAGCTCCAGGGCGTGCGCGCCGGACGAGGCGCAGTACACCTCCACGTCGTCGCGCCGCAGCACGGCGGACAGCGCCAGGAGGTTCTCCTCCAGGTCATCGACGAGCAGGCACTTCACCCGGTAGGGCACGCCCTGGAACTCCTTTCGGGAGAGGCTCGAATCAGACAGCACCGCGACCTCCCCCTGCCCTCATCACGGCCGGCATCTGTTCACGAGGCAGCACCGTGTCCACCGGTCCCTGCGCGAGCGCCGCAGCCATGGTGGACACGAGCGCGGTGTCCGGCACCTGCACGCTCGTGATGCCGCCCACCGCGGCCCGTCCCAGCGCTCCCTCCGTGTCCACTTTCGAAAGGGGATGCCGCGCGGGCGCTCGCCCGTGTCGTGCCCGCCCGCCTGCCCGGCGTCCTAGAAGGCTCCGGAGACCCCCACCATCTGCCGGCCGAAGGAGGGATTGAGCGACAGGGTGGAGGCGCGGCCGGACGCGGAAGGGGCGTCGTGGGTGCGGCCGTGGAGGAGCAGCGGCACCGCCACGCCGAACGCGGAGCCGATGACGGCGCCGGTGAGCACGTCGGACAGGTAGTGCTTGTCCGCGCCCATGCGCAGCAGGCCCACGGACGCGGCCAGCGGCAGGCCCACGCCCCAGACGAGGGCCTGGTGCTTGTAGCCGCGCAGCGCGGCGACGGTGCCAGCGGAGACGGCCAGGGAGAAGGCCAGGTTGGTGTGCCCGCTGTAGAAGGACAGGTTGTTGTCGGTGGGGTGCGCGGTGAGGCCCTTGTCAGCGTCGGACAGGACGTGGACGAAGGGGCGCTCGCGGCCCACGGCGAACTTCACCGCCTGGTTGGCGACGGAGGCGAGGACGGCGGTCTCAATCATGATGGTGGCGTCCTGGGCGAAGTACTCGCCGGACGCGCCCGTCGCGTGGCCCGCGACGTACTGGGCGCCGAACAGGCCCAGGGGCAGGCCCGCGAACCCGATGATGTTGCTCCAGGTGTCCGCGCGCTTGCGGGACTCCGCGCTGCTGCCCGCGATGCCCCGGCCCCAGCGGTCCAGGCGGTTGAGCGTGTCGGTGCCATCCGGCGCGCGGTCGCACCAGCGGCACCGGGCCGGGGCGAGGTCGTCCTTGAACACGGTCTCGCTGGAGATCCACAGCGCGCCCGCGGCGCCGGTGAGGATGCCGTCCCGGGTCCAGTTGAAGCGCAGCGCGTGCGGCGTGTCGGAGGCCGGCTCCTGGGCGGAGGCACGTGACAGCGGCGCCAGCGTCAGGAGGAGGAGCCAGAGGGGGAGGAGGGTCCGGAAGGAGGCGGGCATATGGGCGCGCGGAGCATAGGGGCGCAGGGCCCCCTGGCGGCAATTCCGGCGCCTGTCTTCAGCGGCCTGCTCCTTCGACGGGGCGCGCCTGGAGCCCCTGGCCATGGGGGCACGCCCCGGGTCGCGCTCCGGCTCCGCGACGTCGGACTTCCCGGGTTCCGAAGGGCGGCAGGCGGGCGGACAACGGGCCAGGGTGTGGGAATGCGACGAAAGGAGCATGAAAAGGGCGCCCCTGGCCGTTCTAGAGTCCTCGCCCCGCATGTCCCGCCCTGGCCGCACACTCCACGTCTTTCCCGATGCCGCACGCCGTCAGGCCGCGCTGCGGGCGGAGCGGCGCGTGCGGGGCATCTCCCTGGGGGCCCGGCTGCTGACGTGGGACGACTTCGTCCACGCGCTGGGTGGGGCGCGGGAGCTCAACCGGCGCCCCTGTCCGGCGACGGCGGCCCGCGCGGTGGTGGCCGGGCTGGGCGGCGCGCTGGGCACGACGCCGTTCGGGGACTACGTGCGCGAGCCCGCGTTCGCCCGGGCCGCGGCGGACGTGCTGCTGGACCTGAAGGCGGGCCGCCTCTCCGCGCGTGAGTTGCAGGACGCCGCGGAGGTGCTGCCCCCGGAGCGGCGCACGCGCGTGCGCGTCCTGGCCCGGCTGTATCACCTGTATGAGCAGCGGATGGCGGAGCTGGGGCTCGCGGACCGCGAGGACGTGCTCCGGGGCGCCCGTGAGGCGCTGGACCGGGGCGCATGGCCGGCGGGCTGGGACGGGGTGACGGGCCTGGTGCTCCACGGCGTCTACGACGTGCGGCCCTCGAAGCTGGAGCTGCTGCTGGGGCTGGCGGCGGCGTGCGAGTCGCGCCGGGTGTCGCTGCGCGTGGAGACGCCGGTGGGTGGCTCGCCGGTGGCGGACGCGGCGCTGGCGGCGCTGTTCCGGGCCTTCGAGAACCGGGGCGAGTCGATGCCCCACGTGGACCTCTTCAAGGCGGACGTGACGTTCGAGGGCCGGCCCTTCACCGACCTGGGCCGGCACCTGTTCTCCCCCCGCTCCGCGCGCGACGTGCTGAAGGACGCGGTGGACGGGCTGTCGGTGTGGAACGCGACGTCCGCGCGCGAGGAGGCCCGCATCGTGGCCCGCGACGTGCGGCGGCTCATCGCGGCGGGCAGCGCGCCGTCCGACATCGCCATCGCGTACCGCGACCTGGGTCCGGAGGCGGGCTGGCTGGCGGAGGCGCTGGGGGAGCTGGGCGTGCCCGTGCGCCTGCCCTGGGGCGAACCGCTCGCGCTCGCGGGGCCGGTTCGGCTGGCGCTGGAGCTGCCGGTGCTGATCGAGGACGGCTTCCCGGCGGAGCGCGTGGCGGAGATCGTCGCCAGCCGCTACGTGCCCTCGCTGTCGCGCGGAGGGCCGGACGCGCCCGCGGCGCTCCTGGCGTTGGCGGCCGCGCGGGATGACCGGCTGGGCGCGACGCGGGGCAAGGGGGCCTACGACGTGCGGCTGGAGGACCTCGCGCGCCGGATGCAGGCCCAGGGCGGCCGGCACAAGGAGGACGCGGTCCGGGTGATGGCCGTGCGCGCGCTGCGCGACCGCGTGATGCGGCTCATCAACGAGTGTCGCCACATCCCGAAGGAGGGCACGGCCGCGGAGCTGGTCGCCGCGTGGTGGAAGGTCGTGGAGCGGCTGGGCCTGCTGGACTCGGCGGGCAAGCTGGAGCCGCGCGAAGAGGGCAGCCTGGGGGCGCGCATCGAGGACGCGAGGGCCCGGGACGACGCGGCGCTGGCGGCGTTCCGTCAGCGGATGGAGGCGCTGCTGCGCTCCCTGCGCGCGGTGGGCGGCGGCCCGGAGCTCACCCGGCGCATGCTGGGACGGTGGCTGGCGGATGCGCTGCGGGACGTGCACCTGCCCGCGCGGGGACCCACCACGGGCGCGGTGGAGGTCCTGGACCTGGGCGAGGTGCCGGGCCGCACCTTCCGCCACCTCTTCGTCGCGGGGCTCACGGAAGGACGGCTGCCCGGGCGCGACCCGCCGTCGCCATTGCTGGGAGACGCGGAGCGCGTGGCGCTCAACCAGCACCTGACCCGGGACGTGTTCCGGCTGACGGGCGGCGAGTTCGACGACCGCGCGCCCTGGCGCCTCACGGAGGACCGGCTGCTCTTCGCCAGCGCGCTCGCGGCGGCGGAGGCGTCGTTGAGCCTGTCGTTCGCGGTGAAGGCGGCGGGGGGCCAGGAGCAGGTGCCGTCCGCGTTCCTGGAGGAGGTGCGCCGGCTCACGGGTCACCACTGGCGCACGCGCACGCTGCCGCCGGTGCTGCCGCTGGACGAAGTGCTCACGCGCGCGGAGCTGCGGCGCACCGTGGCGCTGGAGGCCTTGGCGGGACAGTCCTACCCAGGCCTGCGCGTCACCGAACCGGATCCCGCGGGCACGGTCCTCAAGGAGCGCTTCGGGACGGAGGACTGGTTCCGGGGCGCCCGCGAGCTGGCCCACATGGAGGCCGCGCGTCTGCGCTTCTTCGGCAACGAGGAAGAGGCGCCGGGCGAGTTCACCGGCGGCGTGCAGGGGCCGGAGCTGGAGCAGAAGCTGCGGGAGACGTTCCACTTCGGCCTGGAGCGGCCGCTGTCCGCGAGCGCCCTGGCCCGCTTCGGCAACTGCGGCTTCCAGGGCTTCATCGCGTACGGGCTGAAGGTGGCGGAGCCCGTGGTGCCCGGCGAGGAGTTCGACGCCCGGGGACGCGGCACCTTCTGGCACCGCGTGATGGAGGAGGTGTTCAAGGCGCTCCGGGACGAGAAGCTCCTGGGGCAGGCGCCGGAGGACATCCCCAAGGAGGTGCTGGAGAAGGCCGTGAAGAAGGCCAGCCGGCACTTCGAGGAGCTGCACCACGTGGGGCACCGCGAGCTGTGGAAGCTCGCGGGAGAGAAGGCCCACGCGATGGTCCGGCGCATCCTCACGGATCAGGGGCGCGGGCTGCCGTTTGATCCGCTGAAGCCGGAGGGCTTCGAGCTGAAGTTCGGTCCCGCTGCGAAGGACCCTCGCTGGAGCGACGTGAAGCTCCTGGTGGCGAACGACGCCATCGTCTTCGAGGGGCAGATCGACCGGCTGGACACGGCCGGCGTGGAGGTGGGCGTCATCGACTACAAGACGGGCAAGTTGGACAAGCGCGCGCTGAAGGAGAACCTGCTGCGCTCGGACTTCCAGCTCCCGCTGTACCTCTACGCGGCGCGGGAGAGCGGCCACGTCGGCGCGCGCAACGCGGCGTGGTTCTCGCTGCGCACGGGCGCCAGCATCCACCTGTCGGACGTGATGCCGCCCGCGGAGCTGGAGGACCTGCTGTCCACCGACCCGGAGGTGCGCCAGCGGGTGGCGGACGCGCAGGGCCTCAACCTGCCCAACGCGGTGGAGATGCTGGTGACGCGCCTGCGCAAGGGGGACTTCCCGGCGCGGCCCAATGACTGTGGCCGCTGCGGCTACCGCGCGGTGTGCCGCATCACCGAGCGGCGCGTGATGGACGAGGGGAGCGGATGAGCGACACCGCGCCCCACATGCTCGCGCTGGAGAAGAACCTGGCCCTGATGGCCGGCGCCGGCGCGGGCAAGACGTACAGCCTGGTGACGATGACGCTGCACCTGTTCGCGGGCGCGCGCGAGGCGGTCCCCACGCCGCTGCTCGCGGGGGCGCGCGAGGCGGGATCCGCGCTGCGGCCGTCGCGGCTGGGCATGCTCACGTTCACGGACAAGGCCGCCGCGGAGATGCGCAGGCGGGTCCGTGAACGGCTGGACGCGCTGGCCCAGGGCGACGTGCCCCTGGACGCGGAGAAGGACCTGAGGGCGTCGCTCGCGAGGCTGGAGCGGCCGTTCCCCACGCAGGACGAATGGCGCAAGGTGCGCGAGGAGCTGGGCGCCGCGACGGTGGGTACCTTCCACTCGCTCTGCGGTCAGATCCTCCGTCGCGCGCCGCCCTCGGTGGGCATCGATCCCGCCTTCGAGGTGCTGGACGAGCTGGAGTCTTCGGGCCTGCTGGAGGACGTCACCGAGCGCGTGGTGCTGGACGCGCTGGAGGGTGGCGACGCGAAGGTGCGCGAGCTGTGCGCGGAGCTGGGCTTCTCCGGTTCAGGCTTCTCCGACGGGCTCGTGGCCGCGCTGATGGACGTCTACCGCACGCTGCGCGAGGAGGGCCTGAAGGCGGCGACGGCCCGCGTGGGCGACGGCGCGGCGGACAAGGTGCAGCTCGAAGGCCTCATCCAGGACTGTCGCCGGCTGTGCACGGAGGCCCGCGCCCAGGACGCCAAGGGCGAGTGGAGCCCCCTGCTGTCCGTGTGTGAGCGGGCGCTGGAGGGGATGACGCCGGACACCTTCCTCCAGACGGAGCGCTTCCCCGCGCTGAGGAACGCGCTGCTGTCGGAGCCGCGCAACCTGGCGCACCTGCGCAAGGGCGCGGGCGCGTGCCTCAAGGAGCTGCTCTGGAGGGTGAAGGGCAAGAGCGATGGCTCGGTGCGGAGGCTGGAGGATGCCTACGCCGCGTGGCGCACGGCCCCCTTCGAGGAGACCTTCCGCGACCTGCTGGGCCAACTGGAGGAGCGCCACGACGCGGAGCTGTCGCGGCGCAACGTGTTCGACTTCACGTCGCTGCTGGTGAAGGCGCGCGACCTGCTGCGCGACCATCCGGAGTTCCGCCAGCAGATTCAAGAGCGGTTGGGCGCGCTGCTGGTGGACGAGTTCCAGGACACCAACCGGTTGCAGTTGGAGCTGGTGCTGCTGTTGTCGGAGCGACGGGAGGGCGGCCCGCGCGAGCTGGCGCCGGGCGCGGACCTGGTGGCCGCGCTGCCGCTGGAGCCCGCGTTCCTGTGCGCGGTGGGTGATCGCAAGCAGTCCATCTACGAGTTCCGTGGCGCGGACGTGTCCGTGTTCACGGTGCTGGCGGACAAGATTGAAGCGGAGGGTGGGGCGCGCGGCTTCCTCCAGCACAACTACCGCTCGCTGCCGGGCGTCCTGTCCTTCTTCAACCGCGCGTTCGCCGGGCTGCTCGTGGCGAAAGAGGCGACGCCCCGTCCGTTCGAGGTCGTCTACGACGCGGCGACGGACGACCTGTCCCCCACGCGGCCGGAGCTGGCGGACGGGCCGGTGGTGGAGCGCCTGTCGCTGCCGGAGGCCGACACCGCCCCGGAGCTGCGCGAGCACGAAGCGGACGCGGTGGCCCGGCGCCTGCGGGTGATGCTCGCGCCCGGTGCGCCCGCGACGGTGATGGCGGAGGACCGCAAGGGCCTGCGTCCCGCGAGGGGCGGGGACGTGGCCATCCTCTTCCGGACCTTCACGCACCTGGAGGAGTACCGCACCGCGCTCATCCGTCACGGCGTGCCGCACCGGGTGCTGCGCGGGCGCGGCTTCTACGGGGCGCAGGAGGTGCGCGACCTCGCCTCGCTGCTGGCGCTGTTGTCGGACGCGGACGACGCGCTGGCCTTCGCCGCGGTGCTGCGCTCGCCGCTAGTGGGCCTGTCGGACGCCGCGCTGTTCCGGCTGGCGGGAGACCTGCCCCTGTCGCTCGGTTCACCGCGCCTGGTGGACGCGAACGTGCGCGCCGCGATGTCCGCGCGCGAGCAGACCCGGCTGGCGTGCTTCCTGGACCTCATCCCGGTGCTGCGGCGTGAGCGGGACCGCCTGGGCGTGCACGCGCTGCTGCACGCGGCCCTGGAGGCGACGGGCTACCGCGAGGCGTTGGCGGGCTCGCCGTACGCGGAGCAGGCGAGCGCCAACGTGGAGAAGCTGCTGTCCCTGGCGGCCAGGAGGGACGAGCGGGGGACGGGCAGCTGCGTGGCCTTCGCGCGCGAGCTGCGCCAGCTGGCGGACTCCGACCCCAACGAGGCGCAGGCGGACCTGCTGGACGAAGGCGACCCGCGCGCCGTGCAGTTGCTGACCATCCACCGCGCCAAGGGCCTGGAGTGGCCCGTGGTGGTGGTGCCCGGCATGGGAGGCCGCAGGCGCACCACGTCGGCCCGCGCCTACTTCGAACGCTCGTTCGGCCTGGCGCTGCGGCCCTGGATGCCGGACTCGCTGGACACCTTCACCTCCGAACGCTTCGAGGCGGTGCGCGCCGAACTCAAGGCCCGCGAGGACGCCGAATACCTGCGCCTGCTCTACGTGGCCCTCACCCGCGCCAAGGACCTGCTGGTGCTGTCGGGCGGCGAGGAGAAGCGCGCGGGCACCGATAGTTGGTGGCACCGCGTGGATCGGCGCCTGGACGCGGATCCGGAGCTGCGCGAGCTGGCGAAGGACGTGGACGTGGAGCAGTTGCCCCCGCCCGCGGATCCGGAGCCGCCCACCGAGGAGCAGACCCTCCAGGCACGGATCCGCGTCGAAGCCGCCCTGGCCCGCGTGGCCGAGGCCGGGGCCTCCGCGTTCGGGGAGGATGCCCTCCGGGCGGGGCGTGCCCAGGCCCCGCGCCCCGACGCCGACCTCGAAGAGGGGGACTCGGCATTCTCCGATGCGCCGGCCATCGCCTCCGTGCGCGCGTTGCAGGACTTCCTCTCGTGCCCGCGTCGCTATCATCACCTCCACCGGCTGGGGCTCGCCGTCGGCTCGGAGCCGTGGGAGGCGCCCGCGCGGTCATCCCCGCTGCTCGTGGAGTCGGAGGGCTGGCTGCCGGTGGAGCGTCCGGATCAACTCGTGACGCGGTTGTTACGGGAGGTGGACCTGTCGCTCGCGGGGCCGGACGCGGAGGGCTCCGAGCGCCGGGCGCACCTGGAGCAGTTGCTGCGCGGCGCGGGGCGGGATCCGGAGGAGGAGGACCTGGGCGCCGTGCTGACCACGGCGGAGCGCTTCCTGGGCACGGCCTTCGCGAAGCGGCTCGCCGCCTCGCCCGCGTCCAGCGTGCACCGGGGGCTCGACTTCGTGCTGGACCTGGAGGACGGGGCGGCGCTGGAGGGGGTGTTGGATCTGCTCTGGGAGTCCCCGGAGGGCGAGGCCGTGGCGGTGCTCCTGCGCCCGGGGGCCCGTCATCCGCTGGGCCCGGCCGCGTGCGCGCATGAGCTGGCGGCCCTGGCCCTGGCGGCGTCGCGGATGGTGCGCGACGGGGTGCCGGTGCGGGTGGGGGTGGCCTTCCTGGGTGAGGGCTCCCCGGAGCCGGAGTTCCTTGCGAGCGGTGCCGGGGATGAAGCGGCTGCGCGCCGGCTCGCCCTGGGGGTCCGGGCGCTTGTCCAGTCTGAATCGATGGGGGCGGGGGCGGGGTGGGACAAAGCGGCCTGCCAGGCCCTTCATTGCGGCTTCGCGGAACACTGTCACCCGGCCCCTCCCGCGTGCTAAGCGGCGGGCACCATGCCGAACGTCGTCGTCATCGGAGCGCAGTGGGGAGATGAGGGGAAGGGCAAGGTCGTTGACCTGCTCACCGAGCATGCCCAGGTGGTCGTCCGTTTCCAGGGCGGCAACAACGCGGGGCATACGCTGGTGGTGGGAGGCCAGAAGACCGTCCTTCACCTGATTCCCTCGGGCATCCTTCACCCGGGCAAGACGTGTGTCATTGGCAACGGGGTGGTGGTGGATCCCGCCGTCCTCGTCGGAGAGATTGACGCGCTCAAGGTGCGCGGCTTCCTCAAGGATGATGCGCAGCTGCTCATCTCCGACAACGCCCACGTCATCTTCCCGTGGCACAAGCTGCTGGACAGCTTCCGGGAGAAGGCCCGTGGCGGCAGCGCCATTGGCACCACGGGGCGCGGCATCGGTCCGTCCTACGAGGACAAGGTGGCGCGCCGGGGCATCCGCGTGCGCGACCTGCTCCACCCGGAGCGCCTGCGCCGCCGCATCGACGAGCGCCTCCCCTCCGCGCTGGACGAGCTCAAGGACCTCTGCGCCCAGGCGGGCGTGGACGTGCCCCGCCTGGAGACGCCGCAGATCCACGCGGAGTTCACCGCGCTGGGTGAGCGGCTGAAGCCCTACGTGCACGACGTGTCGCTCTTCCTCTCCGGGCAGGTGCGCCGGGGCGCCCGCATCCTCTTCGAGGGCGCGCAGGGCACACTGCTGGACGTGGACCACGGCACCTATCCGTTCGTGACCAGCTCCAACTGCGTGGCGGGCAACGCCGCGGTGGGCTCGGGCCTGGGGCCCACGGCCATCGACAAGGTGATGGGCATCAGCAAGGCCTACACCACGCGCGTGGGCGGCGGGCCGTTCCCCACGGAGCTGAGCGACGAGCTGGGCGACCGGCTGCGCAAGGTGGGCGACGAGTTCGGCGCCACCACCGGCCGTCCCCGCCGCTGCGGCTGGCTGGACGGCGTGGTGCTGCGCTACGCGGTGCGCGTCAACGGCCTGTGGGGCATCGCGCTCACCAAGCTGGACGTGCTGAGCGGCATCAAGACGCTCAACATCTGCACCGCGTACGAACTGGACGGCGAGCGCGTCACGGAGCTGCCCGGTGACTACGAGGACCTGGAGCGCGTGAAGCCCATCTACGAGTCGCTGCCCGGCTGGGACGAGAAGATCGCCGGCGTGCGCACCTTCGATGAGCTGCCGGAGGCCGCCAAGCGCTACGTGCGTCGCGTCGAAGAGGTCAGCGGCGTGGAAGTGGTGTGCGTCTCCGTCGGCGCGGATCGCGGCGAGACGGTGCTCTTGAAGAACCCCTTCCGCGGCTAGGAAGGGCGTGGACGCCCGGCGCCGCCGGGGATTGGCCTTGAGGGCCATCCCCGGAACGGGCATGCCGGGCCTGTCCCAGGCCGCACCCACCGCCGTCCCCGTGGAGGTCGCGTGCATCGCGCGCGGCCCGTGGACGCGGTGGTGGTGGCGCAATCCCCCGCGGGTCCCCAGGCCTTCCGGGTGCGTCCCAGCGCATGCATCGCCCCTTCGCGGAGGTCGGACGCACGGCGCGCACGGGGTGGGAATGCGGCTGGATGCGCAGGATGGGCGTGACCTGCGCTACGGTGTCGTCCCCCCTGCCTCGGGTAGGGTCTGGGGTGCCCCTCCTCTCTGCGATCGCAAGGTCGGCTGACGGACGGTGGGGCGCGACGGCAGGAATCCTCGCCCGCCGGGGGCGGGGACGGGAGAGGGACATGGTTCGCACGCGCAGGTTCCAGCTCGGTGTGTCGGCGGTGGTGTTGCTCGGCACGGCGTCGACGTCCGCCTGGGGGCAGGGGACGACCCCGGCGAAGGACGGTGTCACCCGGCCGGCAGCCCCGGTGGCGGGTGCCCCCGGGACGGCACCGGCCGCCGAGACGAAGACGCCGGCCCCATCGGGCGAAGCCTCCGCCACCCGTGCCCAGGGCGCGTCCGCCGAAGCGAAGGGCGCCGCCGCGCCTGCCCCGGGCGTCGCGCCCGCCCGGCACGCGGAGCCGGCGCTGGTGGATCCGCAGCGCACGTCGCAGGTGGTGCTTGCGGCCACGCGGATCCGGGATGGGGACGCGCTGATGCGCGAGCGTCGCTACCGTGAGGCGGCCTTCGC encodes:
- a CDS encoding PD-(D/E)XK nuclease family protein, with translation MSRPGRTLHVFPDAARRQAALRAERRVRGISLGARLLTWDDFVHALGGARELNRRPCPATAARAVVAGLGGALGTTPFGDYVREPAFARAAADVLLDLKAGRLSARELQDAAEVLPPERRTRVRVLARLYHLYEQRMAELGLADREDVLRGAREALDRGAWPAGWDGVTGLVLHGVYDVRPSKLELLLGLAAACESRRVSLRVETPVGGSPVADAALAALFRAFENRGESMPHVDLFKADVTFEGRPFTDLGRHLFSPRSARDVLKDAVDGLSVWNATSAREEARIVARDVRRLIAAGSAPSDIAIAYRDLGPEAGWLAEALGELGVPVRLPWGEPLALAGPVRLALELPVLIEDGFPAERVAEIVASRYVPSLSRGGPDAPAALLALAAARDDRLGATRGKGAYDVRLEDLARRMQAQGGRHKEDAVRVMAVRALRDRVMRLINECRHIPKEGTAAELVAAWWKVVERLGLLDSAGKLEPREEGSLGARIEDARARDDAALAAFRQRMEALLRSLRAVGGGPELTRRMLGRWLADALRDVHLPARGPTTGAVEVLDLGEVPGRTFRHLFVAGLTEGRLPGRDPPSPLLGDAERVALNQHLTRDVFRLTGGEFDDRAPWRLTEDRLLFASALAAAEASLSLSFAVKAAGGQEQVPSAFLEEVRRLTGHHWRTRTLPPVLPLDEVLTRAELRRTVALEALAGQSYPGLRVTEPDPAGTVLKERFGTEDWFRGARELAHMEAARLRFFGNEEEAPGEFTGGVQGPELEQKLRETFHFGLERPLSASALARFGNCGFQGFIAYGLKVAEPVVPGEEFDARGRGTFWHRVMEEVFKALRDEKLLGQAPEDIPKEVLEKAVKKASRHFEELHHVGHRELWKLAGEKAHAMVRRILTDQGRGLPFDPLKPEGFELKFGPAAKDPRWSDVKLLVANDAIVFEGQIDRLDTAGVEVGVIDYKTGKLDKRALKENLLRSDFQLPLYLYAARESGHVGARNAAWFSLRTGASIHLSDVMPPAELEDLLSTDPEVRQRVADAQGLNLPNAVEMLVTRLRKGDFPARPNDCGRCGYRAVCRITERRVMDEGSG